One segment of Gadus chalcogrammus isolate NIFS_2021 chromosome 8, NIFS_Gcha_1.0, whole genome shotgun sequence DNA contains the following:
- the wrnip1 gene encoding ATPase WRNIP1 isoform X6 has protein sequence MEDEVTAPPLPESVQCPVCSKGFKPSKINAHLDRCLQDDVDRCPSTMDEGRPPLKKPRVTTASPPPVPVSTANGTPTRGLRGTSSTVFSLFQNKKQNVSVQGERSPSFSEKLQQPPPSSSSAVSKGVKRTAPGDIEPGQPDADPTMLTSPPSSQLTLVKTSTEAVPSRTFLNTDKPLAETLRPKTLEEYFGQNKVVGEHTLLRSLLESQDIPSLILWGPPGCGKTTLAHIIASKSKQKGTVRFVKLSATSASTSDVREVIKQAQNELRLCKRRTIMFIDEIHRFNKSQQDTFLPHVECGTVTLIGATTENPSFQVNSALLSRCRVLVLEKLSVEAMGSILQRAVVSLGVHVLGDGEQAGDLEEPPDDGAQPQVYIEQRALDTVAHLCDGDARAGLNGLQMALQARVGGAPSGRVVVQEKHVKEGLQRSHILYDKAGEEHFNCISALHKSMRGSHENASLYWLARMLEGGEDPLYVARRLVRFASEDVGLADPLALPQAVSAYQACHFIGMPECEVILAQCAVYLARAPKSVEVYKAYSNVKASLRTHKGPLPSVPLHLRNASTKLMRELGYAKGYKYNPAFSSPAEQEYLPEELRGVDFFTWTPSE, from the exons ATGGAGGACGAAGTGACAGCGCCTCCGCTCCCAGAGTCTGTGCAATGCCCCGTTTGCTCCAAAGGGTTCAAACCTTCAAAGATTAACGCACATCTCGACAGATGCCTTCAAGATGACGTCGACCGCTGTCCGTCTACCATGGACGAGGGAAGACCACCTCTTAAGAAACCCCGCGTTACTACTGCCTCACCTCCACCCGTACCTGTCAGTACAGCCAATGGGACCCCGACCCGTGGGCTACGAGGTACGTCCTCTACCGTATTCTCCCTGTTtcagaacaaaaaacaaaacgtttCAGTTCAAGGTGAACGCAGTCCATCCTTTTCCGagaaactacaacaaccaccaccttcTTCTTCATCAGCGGTCAGCAAGGGTGTTAAACGCACCGCTCCAGGTGATATCGAACCAGGGCAGCCAGATGCTGATCCCACTATGCTGACCAGTCCACCCAGTTCACAATTAACCTTAGTGAAGACGTCTACGGAAGCCGTGCCGTCCCGGACCTTTCTGAATACAGACAAGCCCTTAGCTGAGACACTGCGACCCAAAACGCTGGAGGAGTACTTTGGACAGAACAAAGTTGTGGGAGAGCATACCCTCCTCCGCTCACTGCTGGAGTCACAAGACATCCCCTCGTTGATCCTATGGGGACCCCCTGGATGCGGAAAG ACCACTCTTGCTCACATCATAGCCAGCAAGAGCAAGCAGAAGGGAACTGTGCGCTTTGTGAAGCTCTCCGCCACCAGTGCGTCCACCAGCGACGTGAGAGAGGTGATCAAGCAGGCGCAGAACGAACTCCGACTCTGCAAGAGGAGAACCATCATGTTCATCGATGAGATCCACCGCTTCAATAAGTCCCAGCAG GACACCTTCCTGCCTCACGTGGAGTGCGGCACGGTGACCCTGATCGGGGCGACCACGGAGAACCCCTCCTTCCAGGTGAACTCTGCGCTGCTGAGCCGCTGCAGGGTGCTGGTGCTGGAGAAGCTCTCTGTGGAGGCCATGGGCTCCATCCTGCAGCGGGCCGTGGTCTCCCTGGGGGTCCACGTGCTGGGGGACGGGGAGCAGGCCGGGGACCTGGAGGAGCCCCCCGATGATGGAGCCCA ACCGCAGGTGTACATCGAGCAGAGGGCTCTGGACACCGTGGCCCACCTGTGTGACGGAGACGCCCGCGCTGGCCTCAACGGGCTGCAGATGGCCCTCCAGGCGCGGGTGGGCGGGGCCCCTTCAGGGAGGGTCGTGGTGCAGGAGAAGCACGTCAAGGAGGGGCTGCAGAGGTCCCACATCCTCTATGACAAAGCAG GCGAAGAGCACTTCAACTGCATCTCGGCGCTGCATAAGTCCATGAGGGGCTCCCACGAAAACGCCTCTCTCTACTGGCTGGCCCGTATgctggaagggggggaggaCCCCCTGTATGTGGCCCGCAGGCTGGTCCGCTTCGCCAGCGAGGACGTGG GTCTGGCAGATCCCTTGGCCCTGCCCCAGGCTGTGTCTGCCTACCAGGCCTGTCACTTCATCGGCATGCCCGAGTGTGAG GTGATCCTCGCCCAATGCGCTGTGTACCTGGCCCGCGCCCCCAAGTCTGTGGAGGTCTACAAGGCCTACAGCAACGTGAAGGCCTCCCTGAGGACCCACAAGGGGCCCCTGCCCTCGGTGCCCCTCCACCTGCGCAACGCCTCCACCAAGCTCATGAGGGAGCTAGGCTACGCTAAGGGCTACAAGTACAACCCCGCGTTCAGCTCACCGGCGGAGCAGGAGTACCTCCCCGAGGAGCTCAGGGGAGTGGACTTCTTCACCTGGACTCCCTCTGAATGA
- the wrnip1 gene encoding ATPase WRNIP1 isoform X3 has protein sequence MEDEVTAPPLPESVQCPVCSKGFKPSKINAHLDRCLQDDVDRCPSTMDEGRPPLKKPRVTTASPPPVPVSTANGTPTRGLRGTSSTVFSLFQNKKQNVSVQGERSPSFSEKLQQPPPSSSSAVSKGVKRTAPGDIEPGQPDADPTMLTSPPSSQLTLVKTSTEAVPSRTFLNTDKPLAETLRPKTLEEYFGQNKVVGEHTLLRSLLESQDIPSLILWGPPGCGKTTLAHIIASKSKQKGTVRFVKLSATSASTSDVREVIKQAQNELRLCKRRTIMFIDEIHRFNKSQQDTFLPHVECGTVTLIGATTENPSFQVNSALLSRCRVLVLEKLSVEAMGSILQRAVVSLGVHVLGDGEQAGDLEEPPDDGAQPQVYIEQRALDTVAHLCDGDARAGLNGLQMALQARVGGAPSGRVVVQEKHVKEGLQRSHILYDKAGEEHFNCISALHKSMRGSHENASLYWLARMLEGGEDPLYVARRLVRFASEDVETHDGPFSNGLSKIPSLSIYGQRTKKIDVKKIMFFFD, from the exons ATGGAGGACGAAGTGACAGCGCCTCCGCTCCCAGAGTCTGTGCAATGCCCCGTTTGCTCCAAAGGGTTCAAACCTTCAAAGATTAACGCACATCTCGACAGATGCCTTCAAGATGACGTCGACCGCTGTCCGTCTACCATGGACGAGGGAAGACCACCTCTTAAGAAACCCCGCGTTACTACTGCCTCACCTCCACCCGTACCTGTCAGTACAGCCAATGGGACCCCGACCCGTGGGCTACGAGGTACGTCCTCTACCGTATTCTCCCTGTTtcagaacaaaaaacaaaacgtttCAGTTCAAGGTGAACGCAGTCCATCCTTTTCCGagaaactacaacaaccaccaccttcTTCTTCATCAGCGGTCAGCAAGGGTGTTAAACGCACCGCTCCAGGTGATATCGAACCAGGGCAGCCAGATGCTGATCCCACTATGCTGACCAGTCCACCCAGTTCACAATTAACCTTAGTGAAGACGTCTACGGAAGCCGTGCCGTCCCGGACCTTTCTGAATACAGACAAGCCCTTAGCTGAGACACTGCGACCCAAAACGCTGGAGGAGTACTTTGGACAGAACAAAGTTGTGGGAGAGCATACCCTCCTCCGCTCACTGCTGGAGTCACAAGACATCCCCTCGTTGATCCTATGGGGACCCCCTGGATGCGGAAAG ACCACTCTTGCTCACATCATAGCCAGCAAGAGCAAGCAGAAGGGAACTGTGCGCTTTGTGAAGCTCTCCGCCACCAGTGCGTCCACCAGCGACGTGAGAGAGGTGATCAAGCAGGCGCAGAACGAACTCCGACTCTGCAAGAGGAGAACCATCATGTTCATCGATGAGATCCACCGCTTCAATAAGTCCCAGCAG GACACCTTCCTGCCTCACGTGGAGTGCGGCACGGTGACCCTGATCGGGGCGACCACGGAGAACCCCTCCTTCCAGGTGAACTCTGCGCTGCTGAGCCGCTGCAGGGTGCTGGTGCTGGAGAAGCTCTCTGTGGAGGCCATGGGCTCCATCCTGCAGCGGGCCGTGGTCTCCCTGGGGGTCCACGTGCTGGGGGACGGGGAGCAGGCCGGGGACCTGGAGGAGCCCCCCGATGATGGAGCCCA ACCGCAGGTGTACATCGAGCAGAGGGCTCTGGACACCGTGGCCCACCTGTGTGACGGAGACGCCCGCGCTGGCCTCAACGGGCTGCAGATGGCCCTCCAGGCGCGGGTGGGCGGGGCCCCTTCAGGGAGGGTCGTGGTGCAGGAGAAGCACGTCAAGGAGGGGCTGCAGAGGTCCCACATCCTCTATGACAAAGCAG GCGAAGAGCACTTCAACTGCATCTCGGCGCTGCATAAGTCCATGAGGGGCTCCCACGAAAACGCCTCTCTCTACTGGCTGGCCCGTATgctggaagggggggaggaCCCCCTGTATGTGGCCCGCAGGCTGGTCCGCTTCGCCAGCGAGGACGTGG AGACTCATGATGGACCCTTTTCTAATGGGCTCAGCAAGATTCCCTCCCTGTCCATATACGGGCAAAGGACCAAGAAGATTGATGTCAAGAAAATCATGTTCTTTTTCGACTGA
- the wrnip1 gene encoding ATPase WRNIP1 isoform X4, translating into MEDEVTAPPLPESVQCPVCSKGFKPSKINAHLDRCLQDDVDRCPSTMDEGRPPLKKPRVTTASPPPVPVSTANGTPTRGLRAVSKGVKRTAPGDIEPGQPDADPTMLTSPPSSQLTLVKTSTEAVPSRTFLNTDKPLAETLRPKTLEEYFGQNKVVGEHTLLRSLLESQDIPSLILWGPPGCGKTTLAHIIASKSKQKGTVRFVKLSATSASTSDVREVIKQAQNELRLCKRRTIMFIDEIHRFNKSQQDTFLPHVECGTVTLIGATTENPSFQVNSALLSRCRVLVLEKLSVEAMGSILQRAVVSLGVHVLGDGEQAGDLEEPPDDGAQPQVYIEQRALDTVAHLCDGDARAGLNGLQMALQARVGGAPSGRVVVQEKHVKEGLQRSHILYDKAGEEHFNCISALHKSMRGSHENASLYWLARMLEGGEDPLYVARRLVRFASEDVARFPPCPYTGKGPRRLMSRKSCSFSTEPQRPTHRPSDKQHIALLWIWMEQEEERILSDSLPIYIFAI; encoded by the exons ATGGAGGACGAAGTGACAGCGCCTCCGCTCCCAGAGTCTGTGCAATGCCCCGTTTGCTCCAAAGGGTTCAAACCTTCAAAGATTAACGCACATCTCGACAGATGCCTTCAAGATGACGTCGACCGCTGTCCGTCTACCATGGACGAGGGAAGACCACCTCTTAAGAAACCCCGCGTTACTACTGCCTCACCTCCACCCGTACCTGTCAGTACAGCCAATGGGACCCCGACCCGTGGGCTACGAG CGGTCAGCAAGGGTGTTAAACGCACCGCTCCAGGTGATATCGAACCAGGGCAGCCAGATGCTGATCCCACTATGCTGACCAGTCCACCCAGTTCACAATTAACCTTAGTGAAGACGTCTACGGAAGCCGTGCCGTCCCGGACCTTTCTGAATACAGACAAGCCCTTAGCTGAGACACTGCGACCCAAAACGCTGGAGGAGTACTTTGGACAGAACAAAGTTGTGGGAGAGCATACCCTCCTCCGCTCACTGCTGGAGTCACAAGACATCCCCTCGTTGATCCTATGGGGACCCCCTGGATGCGGAAAG ACCACTCTTGCTCACATCATAGCCAGCAAGAGCAAGCAGAAGGGAACTGTGCGCTTTGTGAAGCTCTCCGCCACCAGTGCGTCCACCAGCGACGTGAGAGAGGTGATCAAGCAGGCGCAGAACGAACTCCGACTCTGCAAGAGGAGAACCATCATGTTCATCGATGAGATCCACCGCTTCAATAAGTCCCAGCAG GACACCTTCCTGCCTCACGTGGAGTGCGGCACGGTGACCCTGATCGGGGCGACCACGGAGAACCCCTCCTTCCAGGTGAACTCTGCGCTGCTGAGCCGCTGCAGGGTGCTGGTGCTGGAGAAGCTCTCTGTGGAGGCCATGGGCTCCATCCTGCAGCGGGCCGTGGTCTCCCTGGGGGTCCACGTGCTGGGGGACGGGGAGCAGGCCGGGGACCTGGAGGAGCCCCCCGATGATGGAGCCCA ACCGCAGGTGTACATCGAGCAGAGGGCTCTGGACACCGTGGCCCACCTGTGTGACGGAGACGCCCGCGCTGGCCTCAACGGGCTGCAGATGGCCCTCCAGGCGCGGGTGGGCGGGGCCCCTTCAGGGAGGGTCGTGGTGCAGGAGAAGCACGTCAAGGAGGGGCTGCAGAGGTCCCACATCCTCTATGACAAAGCAG GCGAAGAGCACTTCAACTGCATCTCGGCGCTGCATAAGTCCATGAGGGGCTCCCACGAAAACGCCTCTCTCTACTGGCTGGCCCGTATgctggaagggggggaggaCCCCCTGTATGTGGCCCGCAGGCTGGTCCGCTTCGCCAGCGAGGACGTGG CAAGATTCCCTCCCTGTCCATATACGGGCAAAGGACCAAGAAGATTGATGTCAAGAAAATCATGTTCTTTTTCGACTGAACCACAACGACCGACACATCGTCCTTCTGATAAACAACACATTG CACTGCTCTGGATCTGGAtggaacaagaagaagaaaggatATTGTCGGACAGTTTGCCTATTTATATTTttgcaatataa
- the wrnip1 gene encoding ATPase WRNIP1 isoform X1 translates to MEDEVTAPPLPESVQCPVCSKGFKPSKINAHLDRCLQDDVDRCPSTMDEGRPPLKKPRVTTASPPPVPVSTANGTPTRGLRAVSKGVKRTAPGDIEPGQPDADPTMLTSPPSSQLTLVKTSTEAVPSRTFLNTDKPLAETLRPKTLEEYFGQNKVVGEHTLLRSLLESQDIPSLILWGPPGCGKTTLAHIIASKSKQKGTVRFVKLSATSASTSDVREVIKQAQNELRLCKRRTIMFIDEIHRFNKSQQDTFLPHVECGTVTLIGATTENPSFQVNSALLSRCRVLVLEKLSVEAMGSILQRAVVSLGVHVLGDGEQAGDLEEPPDDGAQPQVYIEQRALDTVAHLCDGDARAGLNGLQMALQARVGGAPSGRVVVQEKHVKEGLQRSHILYDKAGEEHFNCISALHKSMRGSHENASLYWLARMLEGGEDPLYVARRLVRFASEDVGLADPLALPQAVSAYQACHFIGMPECEVILAQCAVYLARAPKSVEVYKAYSNVKASLRTHKGPLPSVPLHLRNASTKLMRELGYAKGYKYNPAFSSPAEQEYLPEELRGVDFFTWTPSE, encoded by the exons ATGGAGGACGAAGTGACAGCGCCTCCGCTCCCAGAGTCTGTGCAATGCCCCGTTTGCTCCAAAGGGTTCAAACCTTCAAAGATTAACGCACATCTCGACAGATGCCTTCAAGATGACGTCGACCGCTGTCCGTCTACCATGGACGAGGGAAGACCACCTCTTAAGAAACCCCGCGTTACTACTGCCTCACCTCCACCCGTACCTGTCAGTACAGCCAATGGGACCCCGACCCGTGGGCTACGAG CGGTCAGCAAGGGTGTTAAACGCACCGCTCCAGGTGATATCGAACCAGGGCAGCCAGATGCTGATCCCACTATGCTGACCAGTCCACCCAGTTCACAATTAACCTTAGTGAAGACGTCTACGGAAGCCGTGCCGTCCCGGACCTTTCTGAATACAGACAAGCCCTTAGCTGAGACACTGCGACCCAAAACGCTGGAGGAGTACTTTGGACAGAACAAAGTTGTGGGAGAGCATACCCTCCTCCGCTCACTGCTGGAGTCACAAGACATCCCCTCGTTGATCCTATGGGGACCCCCTGGATGCGGAAAG ACCACTCTTGCTCACATCATAGCCAGCAAGAGCAAGCAGAAGGGAACTGTGCGCTTTGTGAAGCTCTCCGCCACCAGTGCGTCCACCAGCGACGTGAGAGAGGTGATCAAGCAGGCGCAGAACGAACTCCGACTCTGCAAGAGGAGAACCATCATGTTCATCGATGAGATCCACCGCTTCAATAAGTCCCAGCAG GACACCTTCCTGCCTCACGTGGAGTGCGGCACGGTGACCCTGATCGGGGCGACCACGGAGAACCCCTCCTTCCAGGTGAACTCTGCGCTGCTGAGCCGCTGCAGGGTGCTGGTGCTGGAGAAGCTCTCTGTGGAGGCCATGGGCTCCATCCTGCAGCGGGCCGTGGTCTCCCTGGGGGTCCACGTGCTGGGGGACGGGGAGCAGGCCGGGGACCTGGAGGAGCCCCCCGATGATGGAGCCCA ACCGCAGGTGTACATCGAGCAGAGGGCTCTGGACACCGTGGCCCACCTGTGTGACGGAGACGCCCGCGCTGGCCTCAACGGGCTGCAGATGGCCCTCCAGGCGCGGGTGGGCGGGGCCCCTTCAGGGAGGGTCGTGGTGCAGGAGAAGCACGTCAAGGAGGGGCTGCAGAGGTCCCACATCCTCTATGACAAAGCAG GCGAAGAGCACTTCAACTGCATCTCGGCGCTGCATAAGTCCATGAGGGGCTCCCACGAAAACGCCTCTCTCTACTGGCTGGCCCGTATgctggaagggggggaggaCCCCCTGTATGTGGCCCGCAGGCTGGTCCGCTTCGCCAGCGAGGACGTGG GTCTGGCAGATCCCTTGGCCCTGCCCCAGGCTGTGTCTGCCTACCAGGCCTGTCACTTCATCGGCATGCCCGAGTGTGAG GTGATCCTCGCCCAATGCGCTGTGTACCTGGCCCGCGCCCCCAAGTCTGTGGAGGTCTACAAGGCCTACAGCAACGTGAAGGCCTCCCTGAGGACCCACAAGGGGCCCCTGCCCTCGGTGCCCCTCCACCTGCGCAACGCCTCCACCAAGCTCATGAGGGAGCTAGGCTACGCTAAGGGCTACAAGTACAACCCCGCGTTCAGCTCACCGGCGGAGCAGGAGTACCTCCCCGAGGAGCTCAGGGGAGTGGACTTCTTCACCTGGACTCCCTCTGAATGA
- the wrnip1 gene encoding ATPase WRNIP1 isoform X2, translated as MEDEVTAPPLPESVQCPVCSKGFKPSKINAHLDRCLQDDVDRCPSTMDEGRPPLKKPRVTTASPPPVPVSTANGTPTRGLRGTSSTVFSLFQNKKQNVSVQGERSPSFSEKLQQPPPSSSSAVSKGVKRTAPGDIEPGQPDADPTMLTSPPSSQLTLVKTSTEAVPSRTFLNTDKPLAETLRPKTLEEYFGQNKVVGEHTLLRSLLESQDIPSLILWGPPGCGKTTLAHIIASKSKQKGTVRFVKLSATSASTSDVREVIKQAQNELRLCKRRTIMFIDEIHRFNKSQQDTFLPHVECGTVTLIGATTENPSFQVNSALLSRCRVLVLEKLSVEAMGSILQRAVVSLGVHVLGDGEQAGDLEEPPDDGAQPQVYIEQRALDTVAHLCDGDARAGLNGLQMALQARVGGAPSGRVVVQEKHVKEGLQRSHILYDKAGEEHFNCISALHKSMRGSHENASLYWLARMLEGGEDPLYVARRLVRFASEDVARFPPCPYTGKGPRRLMSRKSCSFSTEPQRPTHRPSDKQHIALLWIWMEQEEERILSDSLPIYIFAI; from the exons ATGGAGGACGAAGTGACAGCGCCTCCGCTCCCAGAGTCTGTGCAATGCCCCGTTTGCTCCAAAGGGTTCAAACCTTCAAAGATTAACGCACATCTCGACAGATGCCTTCAAGATGACGTCGACCGCTGTCCGTCTACCATGGACGAGGGAAGACCACCTCTTAAGAAACCCCGCGTTACTACTGCCTCACCTCCACCCGTACCTGTCAGTACAGCCAATGGGACCCCGACCCGTGGGCTACGAGGTACGTCCTCTACCGTATTCTCCCTGTTtcagaacaaaaaacaaaacgtttCAGTTCAAGGTGAACGCAGTCCATCCTTTTCCGagaaactacaacaaccaccaccttcTTCTTCATCAGCGGTCAGCAAGGGTGTTAAACGCACCGCTCCAGGTGATATCGAACCAGGGCAGCCAGATGCTGATCCCACTATGCTGACCAGTCCACCCAGTTCACAATTAACCTTAGTGAAGACGTCTACGGAAGCCGTGCCGTCCCGGACCTTTCTGAATACAGACAAGCCCTTAGCTGAGACACTGCGACCCAAAACGCTGGAGGAGTACTTTGGACAGAACAAAGTTGTGGGAGAGCATACCCTCCTCCGCTCACTGCTGGAGTCACAAGACATCCCCTCGTTGATCCTATGGGGACCCCCTGGATGCGGAAAG ACCACTCTTGCTCACATCATAGCCAGCAAGAGCAAGCAGAAGGGAACTGTGCGCTTTGTGAAGCTCTCCGCCACCAGTGCGTCCACCAGCGACGTGAGAGAGGTGATCAAGCAGGCGCAGAACGAACTCCGACTCTGCAAGAGGAGAACCATCATGTTCATCGATGAGATCCACCGCTTCAATAAGTCCCAGCAG GACACCTTCCTGCCTCACGTGGAGTGCGGCACGGTGACCCTGATCGGGGCGACCACGGAGAACCCCTCCTTCCAGGTGAACTCTGCGCTGCTGAGCCGCTGCAGGGTGCTGGTGCTGGAGAAGCTCTCTGTGGAGGCCATGGGCTCCATCCTGCAGCGGGCCGTGGTCTCCCTGGGGGTCCACGTGCTGGGGGACGGGGAGCAGGCCGGGGACCTGGAGGAGCCCCCCGATGATGGAGCCCA ACCGCAGGTGTACATCGAGCAGAGGGCTCTGGACACCGTGGCCCACCTGTGTGACGGAGACGCCCGCGCTGGCCTCAACGGGCTGCAGATGGCCCTCCAGGCGCGGGTGGGCGGGGCCCCTTCAGGGAGGGTCGTGGTGCAGGAGAAGCACGTCAAGGAGGGGCTGCAGAGGTCCCACATCCTCTATGACAAAGCAG GCGAAGAGCACTTCAACTGCATCTCGGCGCTGCATAAGTCCATGAGGGGCTCCCACGAAAACGCCTCTCTCTACTGGCTGGCCCGTATgctggaagggggggaggaCCCCCTGTATGTGGCCCGCAGGCTGGTCCGCTTCGCCAGCGAGGACGTGG CAAGATTCCCTCCCTGTCCATATACGGGCAAAGGACCAAGAAGATTGATGTCAAGAAAATCATGTTCTTTTTCGACTGAACCACAACGACCGACACATCGTCCTTCTGATAAACAACACATTG CACTGCTCTGGATCTGGAtggaacaagaagaagaaaggatATTGTCGGACAGTTTGCCTATTTATATTTttgcaatataa
- the wrnip1 gene encoding ATPase WRNIP1 isoform X5 codes for MEDEVTAPPLPESVQCPVCSKGFKPSKINAHLDRCLQDDVDRCPSTMDEGRPPLKKPRVTTASPPPVPVSTANGTPTRGLRGTSSTVFSLFQNKKQNVSVQGERSPSFSEKLQQPPPSSSSAVSKGVKRTAPGDIEPGQPDADPTMLTSPPSSQLTLVKTSTEAVPSRTFLNTDKPLAETLRPKTLEEYFGQNKVVGEHTLLRSLLESQDIPSLILWGPPGCGKTTLAHIIASKSKQKGTVRFVKLSATSASTSDVREVIKQAQNELRLCKRRTIMFIDEIHRFNKSQQDTFLPHVECGTVTLIGATTENPSFQVNSALLSRCRVLVLEKLSVEAMGSILQRAVVSLGVHVLGDGEQAGDLEEPPDDGAQPQVYIEQRALDTVAHLCDGDARAGLNGLQMALQARVGGAPSGRVVVQEKHVKEGLQRSHILYDKAGEEHFNCISALHKSMRGSHENASLYWLARMLEGGEDPLYVARRLVRFASEDVDSLPVHIRAKDQED; via the exons ATGGAGGACGAAGTGACAGCGCCTCCGCTCCCAGAGTCTGTGCAATGCCCCGTTTGCTCCAAAGGGTTCAAACCTTCAAAGATTAACGCACATCTCGACAGATGCCTTCAAGATGACGTCGACCGCTGTCCGTCTACCATGGACGAGGGAAGACCACCTCTTAAGAAACCCCGCGTTACTACTGCCTCACCTCCACCCGTACCTGTCAGTACAGCCAATGGGACCCCGACCCGTGGGCTACGAGGTACGTCCTCTACCGTATTCTCCCTGTTtcagaacaaaaaacaaaacgtttCAGTTCAAGGTGAACGCAGTCCATCCTTTTCCGagaaactacaacaaccaccaccttcTTCTTCATCAGCGGTCAGCAAGGGTGTTAAACGCACCGCTCCAGGTGATATCGAACCAGGGCAGCCAGATGCTGATCCCACTATGCTGACCAGTCCACCCAGTTCACAATTAACCTTAGTGAAGACGTCTACGGAAGCCGTGCCGTCCCGGACCTTTCTGAATACAGACAAGCCCTTAGCTGAGACACTGCGACCCAAAACGCTGGAGGAGTACTTTGGACAGAACAAAGTTGTGGGAGAGCATACCCTCCTCCGCTCACTGCTGGAGTCACAAGACATCCCCTCGTTGATCCTATGGGGACCCCCTGGATGCGGAAAG ACCACTCTTGCTCACATCATAGCCAGCAAGAGCAAGCAGAAGGGAACTGTGCGCTTTGTGAAGCTCTCCGCCACCAGTGCGTCCACCAGCGACGTGAGAGAGGTGATCAAGCAGGCGCAGAACGAACTCCGACTCTGCAAGAGGAGAACCATCATGTTCATCGATGAGATCCACCGCTTCAATAAGTCCCAGCAG GACACCTTCCTGCCTCACGTGGAGTGCGGCACGGTGACCCTGATCGGGGCGACCACGGAGAACCCCTCCTTCCAGGTGAACTCTGCGCTGCTGAGCCGCTGCAGGGTGCTGGTGCTGGAGAAGCTCTCTGTGGAGGCCATGGGCTCCATCCTGCAGCGGGCCGTGGTCTCCCTGGGGGTCCACGTGCTGGGGGACGGGGAGCAGGCCGGGGACCTGGAGGAGCCCCCCGATGATGGAGCCCA ACCGCAGGTGTACATCGAGCAGAGGGCTCTGGACACCGTGGCCCACCTGTGTGACGGAGACGCCCGCGCTGGCCTCAACGGGCTGCAGATGGCCCTCCAGGCGCGGGTGGGCGGGGCCCCTTCAGGGAGGGTCGTGGTGCAGGAGAAGCACGTCAAGGAGGGGCTGCAGAGGTCCCACATCCTCTATGACAAAGCAG GCGAAGAGCACTTCAACTGCATCTCGGCGCTGCATAAGTCCATGAGGGGCTCCCACGAAAACGCCTCTCTCTACTGGCTGGCCCGTATgctggaagggggggaggaCCCCCTGTATGTGGCCCGCAGGCTGGTCCGCTTCGCCAGCGAGGACGTGG ATTCCCTCCCTGTCCATATACGGGCAAAGGACCAAGAAGATTGA